A window from Triplophysa dalaica isolate WHDGS20190420 chromosome 3, ASM1584641v1, whole genome shotgun sequence encodes these proteins:
- the abhd4 gene encoding (Lyso)-N-acylphosphatidylethanolamine lipase: MQDETDTEPTSGYWSWWPSWRPTSMSLLKSAEAKILACIKNDLWSRYVTLPNQNRTWTLKMTNKTSRKPTDQAAKTPLVMVHGFGGGVGLWIRNLDALSQSRPVYAFDLLGFGRSSRPSFPSDASLAEEQFISSIEQWRQSLGLERMILLGHSLGGYLATSYTIQYPERVSHLILVDAWGFPERPQQQEQGSGGQGSEVKRVSPPRWVKAVFSVVSLFNPLAIIRAAGPWGPGLVNRFRPDFKRKFEDLFDDDTMTQYIYHCNAQSPSGEVGFKAMCESFGWAKRPMVQRVNLLPASMPITMLYGALSWVDISTGNTVAQIRGKSPTSVILIEDASHHVYADQPAEFNRVVQNICNTVD; this comes from the exons ATGCAAGACGAGACTGACACGGA GCCCACCTCTGGGTATTGGTCGTGGTGGCCATCTTGGAGGCCGACATCGATGTCGTTGTTGAAAAGTGCTGAGGCTAAAATTCTTGCCT GTATCAAAAATGACTTGTGGTCCAGATATGTGACACTGCCCAATCAAAACAGAACATGGACCCTTAAAATGACCAACAAGACATCACGAAAACCTACAGACCAAGCAGCTAAAACGCCCCTTGTTATGGTCCATGGGTTTGGAGGTGGCGTCGGTCTGTGGATTCGTAATCTTGATGCATTGAGTCAATCTCGACCTGTCTACGCCTTCGATCTGTTGGGGTTCGGTCGTAGCTCCCGCCCGTCGTTTCCCTCTGACGCATCATTGGCTGAAGAGCAGTTTATCAGTTCCATAGAGCAGTGGAGACAATCATTGGGACTGGAACGCATGATCCTGTTGGGTCACAGCTTGGGTGGTTACCTGGCCACGTCATATACTATTCAGTATCCTGAGAG AGTCAGTCACCTCATCTTGGTGGATGCGTGGGGTTTCCCTGAACGACCCCAGCAGCAGGAACAGGGCTCAGGAGGTCAAGGGTCAGAGGTTAAAAGGGTATCACCACCTCGCTGGGTCAAAGCTGTGTTTTCAGTGGTCAGCCTCTTCAACCCGCTGGCCATCATCAGAGCGGCTGGACCTTGGG GTCCGGGACTCGTGAACAGATTCCGTCCTGACTTCAAGAGGAAGTTTGAGGATCTGTTTGATGACGACACAATGACACAATACATTTACCACTGTAACGCTCAGAGCCCG AGTGGAGAGGTGGGTTTCAAAGCCATGTGTGAGTCTTTTGGCTGGGCAAAGAGGCCGATGGTCCAACGTGTGAACTTGCTGCCAGCGTCGATGCCCATCACCATGCTTTACGGCGCACTTTCTTGGGTGGACATCTCCACTGGAAACACGGTTGCTCAGATAAGAGGCAAAAGCCCCACCAGTGTCATA CTGATTGAAGACGCATCCCATCATGTGTACGCCGACCAGCCGGCAGAGTTTAACCGAGTGGTTCAGAATATCTGTAATACTGTAGACTGA